The proteins below are encoded in one region of Garra rufa chromosome 12, GarRuf1.0, whole genome shotgun sequence:
- the slc32a1 gene encoding vesicular inhibitory amino acid transporter — protein sequence MATVIRSKISNKLSNAATTVTNKSQAKVSGMFARLGFQAATDEEGLGFAACDDLDYDHRQGLQMDILKNDEMGGGEGGGSGGEMGGEGTVEGDSHYQRDGTGPPPSASKDGGICSEIGGPDKPKITAWEAGWNVTNAIQGMFVLGLPYAILHGGYLGLFLIIFAAVVCCYTGKILISCLYEENEDGQLVRVRDSYVDIANACCAPRFPALGGHVVNVAQIIELVMTCILYVVVSGNLMYNSFPNLPVSQRSWAIIATAALLPCAFLKNLKAVSKFSLLCTIAHFIINILVIAYCLSRARDWAWDKVKFYIDVKKFPISIGIIVFSYTSQIFLPSLEGNMQKPSEFHCMMNWTHIAACILKGLFALVAYLTWADETKEVITDNLPSSIRAVVNLFLVSKALLSYPLPFFAAVEVLEKSFFQEGGRAFFPDCYGGDGRLKSWGLSLRCALVVFTMLMAIYVPHFALLMGLTGSLTGAGLCFLLPSLFHLKLLWRKLLWHQVFFDVAIFVIGGICSISGFIHSVEGLIEAYKYNLPD from the exons ATGGCCACGGTAATTAGAAGCAAGATCTCCAACAAGCTGTCCAACGCGGCCACCACGGTCACCAATAAGTCGCAGGCGAAGGTGAGCGGGATGTTCGCCAGACTGGGCTTCCAGGCCGCCACCGACGAGGAGGGTTTGGGCTTCGCCGCCTGCGACGATCTGGATTATGACCACAGGCAGGGGCTTCAAATGGACATCCTTAAAAACGACGAAATGGGTGGTGGAGAGGGCGGCGGCAGCGGCGGGGAAATGGGGGGCGAGGGGACGGTCGAAGGGGACAGCCATTACCAGAGGGATGGAACGGGTCCACCGCCCTCAGCGTCCAAAGACGGCGGCATCTGCTCCGAAATCGGCGGCCCGGACAAGCCAAAAATTACTGCTTGGGAGGCAGGATGGAACGTGACCAATGCGATCCAG GGCATGTTTGTTCTCGGGTTACCCTACGCCATTCTCCACGGCGGATACCTCGGACTGTTCCTCATTATATTCGCCGCGGTCGTGTGCTGCTACACGGGGAAAATCCTCATCTCTTGCCTGTACGAAGAGAACGAAGATGGCCAGTTGGTACGAGTGAGAGACTCGTATGTGGATATCGCCAACGCCTGCTGCGCGCCGCGCTTCCCCGCACTGGGGGGCCACGTGGTCAACGTCGCCCAGATCATCGAGCTGGTGATGACCTGCATTTTGTACGTGGTGGTGAGCGGAAATCTGATGTACAACAGCTTTCCCAACCTGCCCGTGTCGCAGAGGTCCTGGGCCATCATCGCCACCGCCGCTCTTCTGCCTTGCGCCTTCCTCAAGAACCTCAAGGCCGTGTCCAAGTTCAGCTTGCTCTGCACCATCGCGCACTTCATCATCAACATCCTGGTGATCGCCTACTGCCTGTCCAGGGCGCGGGACTGGGCGTGGGACAAGGTCAAGTTCTACATCGACGTCAAGAAGTTCCCCATCTCCATCGGCATCATCGTGTTCAGCTACACCTCGCAGATCTTCCTGCCCTCGCTGGAGGGCAACATGCAGAAGCCCAGCGAGTTCCACTGCATGATGAACTGGACTCACATCGCCGCCTGCATCCTCAAAGGCCTGTTCGCCCTGGTGGCCTACCTGACGTGGGCCGACGAGACCAAGGAGGTGATCACCGACAACCTGCCGTCCAGCATCCGAGCCGTCGTCAACCTCTTCTTGGTGTCCAAGGCGCTGCTGTCGTACCCGCTGCCCTTCTTCGCCGCCGTCGAGGTCCTGGAAAAGTCTTTCTTCCAAGAAGGAGGGCGCGCCTTCTTCCCGGATTGCTACGGGGGCGACGGGCGACTCAAGTCGTGGGGTCTGTCGCTCCGCTGCGCCCTGGTCGTGTTCACCATGCTCATGGCCATTTACGTGCCCCACTTCGCGCTCCTCATGGGGCTGACGGGCAGCCTGACAGGCGCCGGCCTGTGCTTTCTCCTGCCCAGCCTATTTCATCTCAAGCTGTTGTGGAGAAAGCTCTTGTGGCACCAGGTCTTCTTCGACGTGGCCATATTCGTGATCGGGGGTATATGCAGCATTTCCGGCTTCATCCACTCCGTGGAGGGCCTCATCGAGGCCTACAAATACAACCTGCCCGATTAG
- the aurka gene encoding aurora kinase A produces METAARIKSSKDMKIQRAENEKVSGMGPKRVPVTQSAQKPVTTPHTRVLGTAHGPQRVQRPVSQQKPAGVQVPVKTTCAGDQNVNPDQLKTAQSKPQPKPVPVAEPNKTTEPSKQDRPQQTPSSGLSNTSKKAWSLENFDIGRALGKGKFGSVYLARERQTKFILALKVLFKKQLEKAGVEHQLRREVEIQSHLRHPNILRLYGYFHDTARVYLILEFAPKGELYGELQRCGTFDDQRSATYIMELADALSYCHSKNVIHRDIKPENLLLGANGELKIADFGWSVHTPSSRRSTLCGTLDYLPPEMIEGKTHDEKVDLWSLGVLCYEFLVGRPPFETKSHEETYRKISRVEFTYPAHVSEGSRDLINRLLKHNPMHRLPIQGVMVHPWVVENSTKKPTTRTPANSD; encoded by the exons ATGGAAACCGCTGCTAGAATCAAATCAAGCAAAGACATGAAGATCCAACGAGCTGAAAATGAGAAG GTTTCTGGCATGGGACCCAAGCGTGTTCCGGTGACCCAGAGCGCTCAGAAGCCCGTGACGACGCCTCACACGCGTGTTCTCGGCACGGCACACGGACCGCAGCGCGTCCAGCGTCCTGTGAGTCAGCAGAAACCCGCAGGAGTCCAAGTTCCTGTCAAAACCACGTGTGCTGGAGACCAGAACGTCAATCCAGATCAGCTCAAAACAGCACAGAGCAAACCGCAGCCAAAGCCGGTTCCTGTAGCTGAGCCTAACAAAACTACTGAACCCAGCAAACAGGACAGACCACAAC AAACGCCTTCCAGTGGACTATCCAATACTTCAAA GAAAGCGTGGAGTTTAGAGAATTTCGACATTGGCCGGGCTCTGGGCAAAGGCAAGTTTGGGAGCGTGTATCTGGCCAGGGAACGGCAGACTAAGTTCATCTTGGCACTCAAAGTTCTGTTCAAGAAGCAGCTGGAGAAAGCCGGAGTGGAGCACCAACTGCGGAGGGAGGTGGAGATCCAGTCACATCTCAG ACATCCCAATATCCTGCGTCTGTATGGTTATTTCCACGACACTGCGCGCGTTTATCTCATCCTGGAGTTCGCTCCTAAAGGAGAGCTGTACGGAGAGCTCCAGCGCTGCGGGACGTTTGACGACCAGCGAAGTGCCACG TACATCATGGAGCTTGCAGATGCTCTGAGCTACTGTCACTCGAAGAATGTGATCCACAGAGACATTAAACCTGAAAACCTGCTGCTGGGGGCCAATGGAGAGCTGAAGATCGCAGACTTTGGGTGGTCCGTCCACACACCCTCCTCCAG GAGGTCAACGCTGTGTGGTACTCTGGACTACCTTCCTCCAGAGATGATTGAAGGCAAAACACACGATGAAAAGGTCGATCTGTGGAGTCTTGGAGTGCTCTGCTATGAGTTTCTGGTTGGCCGTCCACCTTTTGAAACCAAGAGCCATGAAGAAACATACCGCAAGATTTCTAGA GTTGAGTTCACCTACCCAGCTCATGTGAGCGAGGGCAGCAGAGACTTGATAAACAGACTGTTGAAGCACAACCCAATGCACCGGCTCCCCATCCAAGGCGTCATGGTGCACCCATGGGTGGTGGAAAACTCAACCAAAAAACCCACCACTCGCACACCAGCCAACAGTGACTAA
- the prelid3b gene encoding PRELI domain containing protein 3B — MKIWTSEHVFNHPWETVTKAAMQKYPNPMNPSVFGVDVLDRNVDQQGRLHSKRLLSTEWGLPSIVKTIIGNTRTCTYIKEHSVVDPKEKTFELQSSNITFTNLVSVDERLVYRPHPEDPEKTMLTQEAIISVKGVSLSSYLEGLMASTISTNAGKGREAMEWVIRRLNTEIEELAITARGTLRTPMAAAVTEK, encoded by the exons ATGAAGATCTGGACGTCAGAACACGTTTTCAA CCACCCATGGGAAACCGTGACCAAAGCTGCCATGCAGAAATACCCAAACCCCATGAACCCCAGCGTGTTCGGTGTGGACGTGTTGGACCGTAACGTGGACCAGCAGGGACGGCTGCACAGCAAACGGCTGCTCAGCACCGAATGGGGCCTGCCGTCCATCGTCAAAACG ATAATTGGCAACACGAGGACATGTACGTACATCAAGGAACACTCCGTAGTCGATCCCAAAGAGAAAACCTTCGAGCTTCAGTCCTCCAAT ATCACCTTCACTAATCTGGTGTCTGTCGACGAGCGGCTCGTTTACCGGCCGCACCCAGAGGACCCAGAAAA GACCATGCTCACCCAGGAGGCCATCATCTCAGTGAAGGGCGTCAGTCTGAGCAGCTATCTGGAGGGACTCATGGCCTCCACCATCTCCACCAACGCAGGAAAG GGTCGAGAGGCGATGGAGTGGGTGATCAGACGTCTGAACACAGAGATCGAGGAGCTGGccatcaccgccagaggaacccTGAGGACACCAATGGCCGCCGCTGTCACCGAGAAATGA